CCACTGCATCACGCAGGGTATCGGCACTGTTATGGACGCGGACCGCGTGCTCATGATCGCGACGGGTGCGGCTAAGGCTGTTGCGGTTGCGGGCATGGTTGAGGGGCCTGTGGCTGCGATGGTCCCGGCGTCGGCTCTTCAGTTCCATCGCCGCTGTGATGTTTATGTCGATGCGGTGGCTGGTGCTGCGTTGAAGGCGCGTGATTACTATGATTTCGTTTCCGAGAATGAGGACGCGATTCCGAGCCCGCGCCGCTGAATCTACATAATCCGCTACTCCCTTTTTCATCTTCGGCATCGTGTGTGCTGTTATTTCGGTCGTGGAATAACAGCACACACGATGCCGAAGGTTTTAATCAGGGAGGTTTAGGCGGGCGGGGCCGCCTGTGTTGCTGGGGCTTTTAGCCCCACCCGAGTTCGTGGAGCTCGGCTTCGCTGAATCCGAGGTGGTGTCCGATCTCGTGAACGAACGTGATGTGGAGTTCCCGGACGATGTCCGTCCAGTTTGAGCATGTCTCTTCGAATGTGTTCTTGAATAGGACGATGCGGTCCGGGAGTTGCCCTATTTCGTTTTCGCCGCGTTCGGTGAGTGGGGTGCCGTCGTAGTAGCCGAAGGTGAGGCCGTGGGGATCCTCACTCAGTTCCGGTTCGGGGGTGTCTTCGATGAAGATCTGGATGTTGTTCATCGCGCGCGTCAACTCTTCCGGGAGCTGCTCGTAGACGGAGTGCGCGGCGTACTCGAAAGCTTCGTTGGTGACACGGAAAGCCATGTTTCCACCATAAGCAACGCAGGCTGGCTGGCCGATTAAACCCCGGATTTCCGCGGTTCTAGGTTAAATCTTGTGCTCGATTAGTCTACGTGGCGTTTATGCACTACACTGGTATCTCGGTGCACAACGCACTAGGCCCCCATCGTCTAGCGGCCTAGGACACCGCCCTTTCACGGCGGCGGCACGGGTTCGAATCCCGTTGGGGGTACGTTCAAAACTTTGGATTTGGACTGCAGGATAAGTCCTGATAGAGTTTTGACCTTGTGAGCGTATTCGCTTCACGGCCCTGTAGCGCAGTTGGTTAGCGCGCCGCCCTGTCACGGCGGAGGTCGCGGGTTCAAGTCCCGTCAGGGTCGCAAGATCTTCGAAAGAAGTATCTGAACGGCCATCGCAAGATGGCCGTTCGGCTCTGTAGCTCAGTTGGTAGAGCGTTCGACTGAAAATCGAAAGGTCACCGGATCGACGCCGGTCGGAGCCACGTCCGAAACCCCCACCCCGCGTGGGGGTTTCTTTTTGTCTGCTGCCTTACCGGCCTAGGCTGCTACCTACGATGCGGGTTAAGGGTCAAAATGTGTGTCTGGTTTGGGTGTGTTGCGGGGGTTAGATGTGGCCTTTTTGGATGCCGATTGAGTGTGTGTAGGTGGTGTCGATAGCGTTGTCGTAGAGGGCTGGTCGTCCTGTTTGGTGGTCGGCTTGGTTCTTGTTGTGGGTCAGGGCTGGTACTTTGGCGAGTTGGTTTTGGCCCCAGTTGGACTGCCTGGCGATTTCTGTTGGATCGTCAGGCAGTTCTGTTTTCTGGTAGAGCCACCATTCCAGCATTTTTCGTTGGTGTTCTCCGGTTCTGCCGCGGTGGGTGCGGGTGAGCAGTTTCAGTTCGGCGTTGATCGCGCCTTCAAGGCTGTTGGTGGTGGATTTGATGCGGTGCCGGTGCTGTAGTTCGGTCGGTGGGTTGAGGTAGGTGAACAGGAGGTTGTTACGCCATAGGTGTAGCAGGCTGTTGTAGGCCTTACGGGTGTTCGGGTGTGTCCAGGCCCAGTGGCGTTGTTGGGTGATTGGGTCTGTGGTGAAGGTTTTCTGGTTGAGCCATCTCCGGTAGAAGGTGCCGTATTCATGGAGTTGCCTCGCCCAGGTGGCTGCTTCATCCAGGGTGGTGATCCGGGTCAGGTTCCGTGCTAGTTGATAGATCGCTTTGCCCGCATCGGTACGCGGGTGTGAGGTGGTGTAGCGTCGTACAACTCGTTGTGCATGCACCAGGCAGCGTTGGATCACGGTGGCAGGCCAGCATTTCTTGATAGCGCTGGCGGCTCCTTGTCCTCCATCGATGACAGCGATCACTGGTGCGGGGATACGTTGAAGTAGTCGTTGGTAGTCCAGGCTGGTTTCACGCTTGCACCAGTGCCAGGCCAGGACATGATCGAAGGTGGCTGCCACGATAAGACACCCGGCACCGGTGTAGGTTCCATCGATAAAGATCTGGTCATAGATCGTCCCGGCGTGTTTGATCATCGGGTCGGGTACTTCAACCAGCCAGCACCAGCTAAACCGTCGCTTCAACGTCGAAGGGCTCACCCCGGCCTGTTGTGCGGTGTCTTTCAAGCTACGGGTCGAGGTGCAGTGAGCGATGAACTGCTTGAACACTGCTGCTTTGGTGATGTCAGTCCGGGTTTTGGTGCTTGAGGCTCCACAGAGTTTGCACCGCCACCTTGTCCTACCTTGTGTGGTGGTGCCATTGCGTTTCATATCGCCACCGCAGTGGCATCGTGGTCTGTTCTTCGGCATCCAGCCACCACACCACTAGCCGGTAGCACATCAAGGGCACCACACCGAGGAATGAACGCTCACACCACCGATATATGCCCAGCAGCCATATATATCCGCTGAAACCCGCGCCAACACAGCCGAAAACACCAACCCCAGACACACATTCTGACCCTTAACCCTGGTCGGCTTGGTTCTTGTTGTGGGTCAGGGCTGGTACTTTGGCGAGTTGGTTTTGGCCCCAGTTGGACTGCCTGGCGATTTCTGTTGGATCGTCAGGCAGTTCTGTTTTCTGGTAGAGCCACCATTCCAGCATTTTTCGTTGGTGTTCTCCGGTTCTGCCGCGGTGGGTGCGGGTGAGCAGTTTCAGTTCGGCGTTGATCGCGCCTTCAAGGCTGTTGGTGGTGGATTTGATGCGGTGCCGGTGCTGTAGTTCGGTCGGTGGGTTGAGGTAGGTGAACAGGAGGTTGTTACGCCATAGGTGTAGCAGGCTGTTGTAGGCCTTACGGGTGTTCGGGTGTGTCCAGGCCCAGTGGCGTTGTTGGGTGATTGGGTCTGTGGTGAAGGTTTTCTGGTTGAGCCATCTCCGGTAGAAGGTGCCGTATTCATGGAGTTGCCTCGCCCAGGTGGCTGCTTCATCCAGGGTGGTGATCCGGGTCAGGTTCCGTGCTAGTTGATAGATCGCTTTGCCCGCATCGGTACGCGGGTGTGAGGTGGTGTAGCGTCGTACAACTCGTTGTGCATGCACCAGGCAGCGTTGGATCACGGTGGCAGGCCAGCATTTCTTGATAGCGCTGGCGGCTCCTTGTCCTCCATCGATGACAGCGATCACTGGTGCGGGGATACGTTGAAGTAGTCGTTGGTAGTCCAGGCTGGTTTCACGCTTGCACCAGTGCCAGGCCAGGACATGATCGAAGGTGGCTGCCACGATAAGACACCCGGCACCGGTGTAGGTTCCATCGATAAAGATCTGGTCATAGATCGTCCCGGCGTGTTTGATCATCGGGTCGGGTACTTCAACCAGCCAGCACCAGCTAAACCGTCGCTTCAACGTCGAAGGGCTCACCCCGGCCTGTTGTGCGGTGTCTTTCAAGCTACGGGTCGAGGTGCAGTGAGCGATGAACTGCTTGAACACTGCTGCTTTGGTGATGTCAGTCCGGGTTTTGGTGCTTGAGGCTCCACAGAGTTTGCACCGCCACCTTGTCCTACCTTGTGTGGTGGTGCCATTGCGTTTCATATCGCCACCGCAGTGGCATCGTGGTCTGTTCTTCGGCATCCAGCCACCACACCACTAGCCGGTAGCACATCAAGGGCACCACACCGAGGAATGAACGCTCACACCACCGATATATGCCCAGCAGCCATATATATCCGCTGAAACCCGCGCCAACACAGCCGAAAACACCAACCCCAGACACACATTCTGACCCTTAACCCTACGATGCGGTGCAGGCCGGGTATTCTGCCCCCGTCGGCGATGCCGTGAGCTGGCTTGTATCAGCCTAGGTGTTTTTGGATTCGGTCCCCGGCTAGCGGTCACGCCTAGTGCTTCGGAAGCGCTTGGCTGGCTTGGAATCCGATCAGGGAATCATTCCAAAGGGCGCAATCATGACACATGAAAAACGTAGCGCTATCGCCGAGTACCAGCCTTGGCCCTTACCTCCGGGCTAGCGGCTTGTGGAACCAATGACAATGCTAAGCCTGCCGAAACGCCCGGCCTAGAACCCGTCTGTCCCGGGAACCTTGCCCGAGGTAGCTAAACAGGAAAGTAAAGTTGGTCCCAGGGAAGATTCAGCTAGCCCTGGAGAGGCTGGAGCGCGGCGTCGACCAAATACGACTCACTGTCATTCAGAAGCCACAAAACCGCCACCCTGGGAACCACAAACGAGTCGAACAATTCCCCTGAGCCACTTTGCATTCTTGTGTATAGTTCTTCTCAAGCAACGCTGGTGCTTGTCGGGGCAGTACTTTCAGGGCCTATCTATATGGAGAAGTCCCCACTGGAATGAAAGCCATGCCTACTACTTCGGCTGAAGCTAAGCTGCTTACTTGATCACTGCATTATGGAGGCGCGGAGAACGACGCGGATTGGAGTCATATAGACGACTCTGTTCTTCAGCGATTCCGGACCAAAGGTGAATCGGGCGTTACGAATGTGCGGTGTCCCATAGCAACCCTTACTTTCAGTAAGTTTGGAACTGCTGAAAATTCTGACAGATGGTCCCGACGGAAGGGAGACTCGGGTGGCTCTCCGTAGAAATTTGACAGTTAGCACCTGAGAATATGCTTGAGGTTTTAAGAAATAGGCTTTACAGAATTTTCTTCTACAGCTTTACGCTGGGGAATTTTGCAGAAGGTCTCCTGGTAGTGACTACGCCATTCCTTATCCTCCGAACCACCGGCAGACCCGCCGACGTGGGCATAGGGTTAGCGGCGCAAACCATAGGAGTGCTATGCGCGCTTCTCCCAGGGGGCACCTTGGCGGATAGGTTCTCGAAGATAAAGATAATTTCTCTATCTTATATATTAGGTGCACTATCTTTGCTGCCAGTATTCCTATTGAATAGCGTCCAGAATAATATTGTCTTATTAGCGTTATGCTTATTTATGTTTGGCGTGTCTACTGCAATCTATGGGCCTATAAGTGATTCGTTGACGCCAGATTTAGTAGATGAAAGCAACTTACATAGAGCTAATTCTGTCGAGTCATTTAGTCAGCGCGTTGGGCAAGGTATGGCAGGTCCAGTAGCTGGTGGCATTCTGATAGCTCTAGATATGGGCACTATCTCTTACGCGATTGCTAGCATGTCGCTCCTTCTTGCGGCAGTAAGCATTAGAAGGATAAATATTCCGACACTTAATACTAGGGATGAAGATGGGCAGGGGCCATCTTGGTCAAGCGCCTTGAGATTTCTTAGAAAATGGCCTTCGTTTACGCTGCTTCTCGTGTGGGTCAGCGTCGCGGTGATGCTGCAGATGGGAGCGAAGCCTGTAGTAAATACAACCTGGGCAGATGGCTATCAGGGTGGATCTATGATTTATGGATCTGCATTGGCTATTGGCGCTGTAGCTTCGCTAGCAACAAGTGTGATTGTCGGCAATGCACGCCTACCTAAAAATTACGTTCTATGCATGATTCTATGCTGGTCTATTGGGTCCTCAGCGGTAATCATCTTATTGTTTAACAAAAGTGCAACTGCATTTGCGGTTACATTTATTGTGTCAAGTATATTTCTAACTATTGGCAATATATACTGGTCGACATTCATGCAAAAGAGTATCCCTCGGGCACTATTGCCTAGAATGCTAAGTATAGATTGGTTTGCGTCGCTCGCGCTTGTTCCTCTGGGAGCAGCTTTGGCTGGTTTTGGTTTAGAGCGCATAGGACTAGAGAAGATGTTTCTCGTACTATCCACTCCAATCCTATTTAGCGGTTTTATAATGATGATTCTGATGCGACGCTCGTTTGCGCTACGCGAATAATGAACCACCGACATGCCCATGAGCCATGTACCAGGAAGCTCCACCGAGAAGGCATCTCCTCTACTGAAACATGAGGGTGCCTTTTCGATAAGGTCTACACCGTGAATGCCACCAAAATCCGATATGCAAGGGTCTCCACCAGCGACTAAGCTGACCAACCCCAGGACATGTCCTTAGCTGCTGCTACTTACTGGCAGAGCTGCACCGACAGCAACAGAACTGGCCGAGCCATGCCCGTCCTTAAGGCGGAGTAGATCTGAACGCTCAGCGAGTAGAAGACGCTTTCACTGCCTGGGGTCTGGACTGCTTGGGACCTAACTCGTGCTGGCTCTCAGAACCGTTAAAGGACCTAGAGCCTTGGGGCGCCTTCTTTGAATCGCTCACTGAAGGTATAGGTAATTCGCAGAGCCTGCGAGAGCTACCGTTCTATATTCTTGTTGCTATGTTGGGATGAAATTGACCTTGACTTCTGGGCGCACTAAAGCCGGAACGGCAACGATGAGGGAAGGGTGGAGCTGATGTTGCCCCTGGTTGCCCGTCTCGTTTGTCTGAGGAGTAACGCTTGCAGCCTATTCCAGTTCGCAGGTTAATCCGGTGACGAGCAGAGCGTGGACGAAGCGAGAGCCGGCGGGGTATCGCTCGGTATGAGCGTTCATTCCTCGGTGTGGTGTTGTTGCGGAGGTACCGGCTGGTGGTGTGCTTGTTGGTTGAAGGACTCGACCTGAGCTAACCCGCGTCCCCCCTCCTATCGCTACCGAGTGTTGGTCTACATCAGTCTTTTCATTTTGGATTCTGTTCCCGGTTAGCAGTCACGCCTGATCCTGTCCGGAGTACCGGACAGAGATTACCAGGGCTCGAACCGTTCTTCACTACTCGCCCTCCCCGCGTTCATGCGGAAGTTGGACTAATCCGGCTGCAACTGAAGTGTGAAAGAAAAATTTCATTTTGTTCTTCTATGGTGCTTTTAGATGCGCTTGGCTACCTTAGATCTCAAACAGAAACACATGCCTAAGGGGCGCCATCATGACAAACCTAAAACGCAACGCTATCGCCACAGTCTTAGCGCTCAGCCTCGCTTCCGGTCTGGCTGCCTGCGGCACCAATGACGATGCGAAGCCCGGCGAAGCGGCTACTTCAGTTGCAGAATCAACGTCAACTAGCCCAGGTGGCAACGAAGCGGAAGACAAAGAAGCGAGGGGTAAAGGCACTTCCGGTAGTGGCAAGGGCTCTGGGAATTCGAAACCTTCCGCGAGCCCGTCACCGAAGGGCCCATATAAGCCCGCGACCCCGAAACGACCTGCTCAGAACGTGCCGGTCCCCGGACCCTTGCCTGAGGTAGCGAAAGAGGAAAGCAAGGCAGGTCAGATCGCTTTCGTTGAGCATTGGCTGAAAGAGCTCAACTATGCCTGGGAAGTCGGCTCCTTCCGTAAAGAGTTCTGGGATATCACCTCGTCTGACTGCAACTACTGCAAGAAAGTCGACAAGACGCTCTCACGAGTGCAGAAGCACAACGCATGGACCGTCGGCGGAAAGATTCGTTACGAAAACATCCAAGCACCAAATAAGGAACTCGACAGCGGGATGTTCTACGTGACATTTTCCGCGCACGAAGATAAGCGCTCCTACTATGTGCCAGGAAAATCAAAAGCAGCCCAGACAGTGCCCGCTAATTCAACTGACGATGGCATGTTGAAACTAGAACGAAAGAATGGCCGCTGGAAAGTGGAAGGGCTCTACGGTGCCAAGAAATAACTCGCGCAAAAAGACGAATGCTCTTCTTCCATCAACAATTTGTGCCTTCCTTATTTTCGCTGGGAGTGAGGCGCATGCTGTTGATGTCAGTTTTCAAGACCAGGGTGTTGAGACAAGTAATCACATCGAGCAAAACACTAGTGAAGAGACACAGACAGAAGCCTCCTACAGCGGAAACAACGCGGCGGCTGCACCTAAGGTTTTTGGGAAGCGTTTGTTGTGGGATCCAGCCTGTACCCCGGCCGCGTTGGACCGGTCAGGCGCGGTGACCGGTTCTACCAAGGTTGCTGGTAGTGACCTGCATGTGGCTGAGGTGCAGGATCCTGTAGCTCGTAACGCTGCTAAAACCCAGGCCTGCACCCGCCGAGCAGTTGATGAGTGCGGTCAACGTGACGACTTGCTCTACACCACCAACACCGCCACCACCCAACTCGCCTGCCGCGCCAAAAACAAACCATCTAAGAATGGTGCCCCACCTGAGCAGGCCCCGCTGACGATTACCGAAATCCGCACCCTTGTCGCGACCGAAACCAAACGCATCCGCATCCACCCCGGAGCAGTCACCACCGATGCGATCAAACCCAACACCCTCACCACCGCCTGGACCAACTTCTACCTCACCAACCCCAAACACAACACCGACGACAAGAACGGCAAAGCCGGTAAAGACACTGCCTCTGGTGGTGTTGATGGTGTGGTGCGGGAAACCATCGACGTTCTCGGTGAGAACGTCACCGTCGAGCTGACGCCGATCAAGTATCGGTGGAAATACGGCGATGGCGAGGCACGCACTTCTAGAACCGCAGGGAAAATGCTGCCCACACGTGCGGATGTGTGGGAGAAGGAAACCCCGACCTCTCACATGTACCAGAAACGAGGAACCTACCGGGTGGAAGCCACCGTGACCTATGCCGGGAAGTACTCCCTGGATAACGGTGAAACCTGGGACACCATCCCAGGAACCTTGGAAACCCAAGCTACGCCCCTAGATATACGGGTGTGGAGTATGAGGTCAGTCAATGTCTCAGGTCCCTGCCAACCAGGCAACCCCAATGATGACCCGACCTGCAAAATACAAGACTTCACCATCTTCAAACCCCGCCAAACACGCTAACCCCCACCACAACACGACACGGACGAAATGAGGCACCTTCATGCCAGAAAGAATTCTGGGACATCACCTCACCAAAGTGTCAATACTGTAAAGCCGAGGACGAAGTTTTCTCGCGCATGAAGAAAGACAAAGCCTGGGTGGTCGGCGGAAAGGTGCGTTTAGAAGACGTGCGCATACCAAATAAAAGCTCAAGAACGGGAACTATTACGTGACGTTCACTTGGCCTGTCGAGAAACAATCCTTCTACAGGCCCGGGAAAACAAAACCAGTCCAAACAATAGAGGCGGCTTGGACTGACGATGCCGCTCTGGTCTTGGGGCGCAAAGCAGACGGTTGGAGAATGCGCGGGTTTTACGCAATCGAAGATTTGCCGCGAGGGAAGTAAGCATACCTCGCAAGCGCGGGGTAGCGACTAGCCCTACACAATGTGGGGGTCGCTAACCCGCGTGCGCCCACATCGAAATCGAATCCCACCGCCGCCGCAAACGGAAAT
The Pseudoglutamicibacter albus DNA segment above includes these coding regions:
- a CDS encoding IS1249 family transposase, translated to MPKNRPRCHCGGDMKRNGTTTQGRTRWRCKLCGASSTKTRTDITKAAVFKQFIAHCTSTRSLKDTAQQAGVSPSTLKRRFSWCWLVEVPDPMIKHAGTIYDQIFIDGTYTGAGCLIVAATFDHVLAWHWCKRETSLDYQRLLQRIPAPVIAVIDGGQGAASAIKKCWPATVIQRCLVHAQRVVRRYTTSHPRTDAGKAIYQLARNLTRITTLDEAATWARQLHEYGTFYRRWLNQKTFTTDPITQQRHWAWTHPNTRKAYNSLLHLWRNNLLFTYLNPPTELQHRHRIKSTTNSLEGAINAELKLLTRTHRGRTGEHQRKMLEWWLYQKTELPDDPTEIARQSNWGQNQLAKVPALTHNKNQADHQTGRPALYDNAIDTTYTHSIGIQKGHI
- a CDS encoding metallopeptidase family protein; amino-acid sequence: MAFRVTNEAFEYAAHSVYEQLPEELTRAMNNIQIFIEDTPEPELSEDPHGLTFGYYDGTPLTERGENEIGQLPDRIVLFKNTFEETCSNWTDIVRELHITFVHEIGHHLGFSEAELHELGWG
- a CDS encoding PKD domain-containing protein gives rise to the protein MTGSTKVAGSDLHVAEVQDPVARNAAKTQACTRRAVDECGQRDDLLYTTNTATTQLACRAKNKPSKNGAPPEQAPLTITEIRTLVATETKRIRIHPGAVTTDAIKPNTLTTAWTNFYLTNPKHNTDDKNGKAGKDTASGGVDGVVRETIDVLGENVTVELTPIKYRWKYGDGEARTSRTAGKMLPTRADVWEKETPTSHMYQKRGTYRVEATVTYAGKYSLDNGETWDTIPGTLETQATPLDIRVWSMRSVNVSGPCQPGNPNDDPTCKIQDFTIFKPRQTR
- a CDS encoding DUF6318 family protein, which produces MTNLKRNAIATVLALSLASGLAACGTNDDAKPGEAATSVAESTSTSPGGNEAEDKEARGKGTSGSGKGSGNSKPSASPSPKGPYKPATPKRPAQNVPVPGPLPEVAKEESKAGQIAFVEHWLKELNYAWEVGSFRKEFWDITSSDCNYCKKVDKTLSRVQKHNAWTVGGKIRYENIQAPNKELDSGMFYVTFSAHEDKRSYYVPGKSKAAQTVPANSTDDGMLKLERKNGRWKVEGLYGAKK
- a CDS encoding MFS transporter produces the protein MLEVLRNRLYRIFFYSFTLGNFAEGLLVVTTPFLILRTTGRPADVGIGLAAQTIGVLCALLPGGTLADRFSKIKIISLSYILGALSLLPVFLLNSVQNNIVLLALCLFMFGVSTAIYGPISDSLTPDLVDESNLHRANSVESFSQRVGQGMAGPVAGGILIALDMGTISYAIASMSLLLAAVSIRRINIPTLNTRDEDGQGPSWSSALRFLRKWPSFTLLLVWVSVAVMLQMGAKPVVNTTWADGYQGGSMIYGSALAIGAVASLATSVIVGNARLPKNYVLCMILCWSIGSSAVIILLFNKSATAFAVTFIVSSIFLTIGNIYWSTFMQKSIPRALLPRMLSIDWFASLALVPLGAALAGFGLERIGLEKMFLVLSTPILFSGFIMMILMRRSFALRE